In Salmo salar chromosome ssa03, Ssal_v3.1, whole genome shotgun sequence, a single genomic region encodes these proteins:
- the LOC106600502 gene encoding ski-like protein, whose protein sequence is MASTQTSLKTSFKDLTSFKGNMKRLYRERLEDAPIKKRLMAEMNLKRRSLDTLPQTPKVKREAGEEHTQHREADRGMDRSIEMDSGGELQVCGAKALDLSPGLKHTLAAFTLSSQSSLGGPAAFSARSGHEASPEVSPDSCPSMAPLPSPPVLGGGPLLVPSDSSTELSHSLLEGESISCFAVGGEKRLCLPQVLNSVLRDFSLQQINAVCDELYVYCSRCDGEQLHILKVLGILPFNAPSCGLITLTDAQRLCNALLRPGAALPSDPSTKRPGQGLLKETESSFQVEHQCLGKCQGLFVPQFYTQPEAPCVQCVECQLLFSPQKFVMHSHKSPDKRTCHWGFDSAKWPCYLQLGRKYLGTPEEPQLKLLLEDMKDKFHYNRTTDKKVEDEDRDSQVRRSRPPEPLVSPNSKLSDSDAATKAKAQATLMFNRLFPHIKEEPGHSATVHPSHFLYTYDKMVAPNVSLRGQPEVSPEVLGVLLKHHYSRRLTHGHQDTAMDLHASPVVDETKSQQRVVSAADRERQQSVSMETSPGNKSYSAVVGAVVTAAVASSVAALGSKDVLSSGCEDDKDRIVVEIVQMYSRQQEKLHSTLHKQLHLEMELEALRGGEAARLQQLSAEQRELQSELEAVHTEHTQRLGQVREEQRELEHRLEQLRQQSCVCDNNIHTHQEAHYANQLAELRGRLDGAEADREELQEELKRERDAREKLERIISQLKHQMDQTASSSSSSATTIATASPSSPPTPSTQTPHTEGHIAGLEQQNGHAQK, encoded by the exons ATGGCCAGTACTCAGACGAGTCTGAAAACCTCATTCAAAGACCTGACCTCGTTCAAGGGCAACATGAAGCGGCTGTACCGAGAGAGGCTAGAGGACGCGCCCATCAAGAAGAGGCTGATGGCTGAGATGAACCTGAAGCGACGCAGCCTAGACACCCTGCCCCAGACCCCCAAGGTGAAGAGGGAGGCTGGGGAGGAGCACACCCAGCACCGGGAGGCAGATAGAGGCATGGATAGATCCATAGAGATGGACAGTGGAGGGGAGCTCCAGGTATGTGGAGCCAAGGCTCTGGATCTCAGTCCTGGGCTGAAACACACACTGGCTGCCTTCACCCTCAGCAGCCAAAGCTCTCTGGGGGGCCCAGCAGCATTCTCCGCCCGCTCCGGCCACGAAGCCTCCCCCGAGGTCAGCCCTGATTCCTGCCCCAGCATggcccctctaccctccccacCAGTCCTAGGAGGTGGACCCCTCTTGGTGCCCAGCGACAGCTCCACAGAGTTAAGCCACTCCCTTCTAGAGGGTGAATCCATCTCCTGCTTTGCTGTCGGTGGGGAGAAACGCCTCTGCCTTCCCCAGGTGCTCAACTCGGTGCTCCGCGACTTCTCCTTGCAGCAGATCAACGCAGTGTGTGATGAGCTCTACGTGTACTGCTCGCGCTGCGATGGTGAACAGCTCCACATCCTCAAGGTGCTGGGTATTTTACCCTTCAACGCCCCGTCTTGCGGCCTCATCACCCTTACTGACGCCCAGCGCCTCTGCAACGCCTTGCTCCGCCCGGGGGCTGCCCTGCCCTCTGACCCCAGCACCAAACGGCCCGGCCAGGGGCTCCTAAAGGAGACAGAGTCTAGCTTCCAGGTGGAGCACCAGTGTCTAGGGAAATGCCAGGGTCTGTTTGTACCCCAGTTCTACACACAGCCCGAGGCGCCCTGTGTTCAGTGTGTGGAGTGCCAGCTGCTTTTCTCACCGCAGAAGTTTGTGATGCACTCACACAAGTCCCCGGACAAGAGGACCTGTCACTGGGGCTTTGACTCGGCCAAGTGGCCGTGCTACCTGCAGCTGGGGAGGAAGTATCTGGGAACGCCTGAGGAGCCGCAGCTCAAACTGCTGCTAGAGGACATGAAGGACAAGTTCCACTACAACAGGACCACTGACAAA aaggTGGAAGATGAGGACAGGGACAGCCAGGTGAGGAGATCGCGTCCTCCTGAGCCTCTGGTTTCTCCTAACAGTAAACTGTCCGACAGCGATGCAGCaaccaag GCTAAAGCCCAGGCTACTCTGATGTTCAACCGCCTGTTCCCCCACATTAAGGAAGAGCCTGGCCACTCTGCCACGGTCCATCCCAG tcacTTCCTGTATACATATGATAAGATGGTGGCTCCTAACGTGTCTCTGAGGGGTCAGCCGGAGGTCAGCCCTGAGGTACTGGGGGTGCTGCTCAAACACCACTACAGCAGGAGACTGACCCACGGCCACCAAGACACTGCTATGG ATCTCCACGCCTCTCCTGTAGTTGACGAGACCAAGTCTCAGCAGCGCGTCGTTTCCGCTGCCGACCGGGAGCGCCAGCAGTCAGTTTCCATGGAGACCAGCCCCGGCAACAAGAGTTATTCTGCTGTAGTGGGAGCCGTGGTGACTGCGGCGGTAGCGTCATCGGTAGCGGCGCTGGGGAGTAAAGATGTTCTGTCTTCAGGCTGTGAGGATGACAAGGACAGGATCGTAGTGGAGATCGTTCAGATGTACAGCAGACAGCAGGAGAAACTGCACTCCACCCTGCACAAACAGCTGCATCTAGAGATG GAGTTGGAGGCGCTGCGTGGAGGCGAGGCAGCCAGGCTGCAGCAGTTGTCTGCAGAGCAGCGTGAGCTGCAGAGTGAACTGGAGGCGGTCCACACTGAGCACACCCAGAGGCTGGGGCAggtgagggaggaacagagggagctGGAGCACAGGCTCGAACAGCTGCGAcagcagagctgtgtgtgtgacaacaacatacacacacaccaggaggCACACTACGCCAACCAG CTGGCAGAGCTGCGTGGGAGGTTGGATGGTGCGGAGGCTGACAGGGAGGAGCTCCAGGAGGAGTTGAAGAGGGAGCGGGACGCCCGGGAGAAGCTGGAGAGAATCATCTCTCAGCTCAAACACCAGATGGACCAGACGGCCTCTTCCTCGTCTTCCTCGGCCACCACAATTGCTACAGCGAGCCCCTCttcaccccccaccccctccacaCAAACACCCCACACAGAGGGACACATCGCAGGCCTCGAGCAGCAGAACGGCCACGCTCAGAAGTAG